One Streptomyces lincolnensis genomic region harbors:
- a CDS encoding 3-hydroxyacyl-CoA dehydrogenase NAD-binding domain-containing protein produces MSTTELLKGAAELFPDEVVTSAHVRHLDLPAGAGRFALITLDNGFDHTKPTTFGPASLANLNTAIDQVEKEAGAGEIVGVGITGKPFIFAVGADLKGVELLKEHKDALAIGKGGHEVFKRLAGIAVPTFAYYNGAAMGGGVEVGLHCSYRTVSKALPAFSLPEVFLGLVPGWGGCTLLPNLIGADKAVSVIIENSLNQNKQLKGEQVFDLGIADAIFEGADFLEQSLIWTAQVLKGDVAVERPVIDRGEAWDQAVAKGRFIADSKVHGAAPAAYRALDIIAAAKNGDLQQGYDAEDKALADLIMGGELRAGIYAFNLVQKRGKRPAGAPDKNLARPVTKVGVVGAGLMASQLALLFLRRLEVPVVLTDIDQERVDKGVGYVHAEIDKLLGKGRINQDKANRLKALVTGVLDKAEGFADADFIIEAVFEEIGVKQTVFAEVEAVAPAHAILATNTSSLSVSEMASKLKNPERVVGFHFFNPVAILPLLEIVRGEATDDASLATAFAVAKKLKKTAVLVKDAPAFVVNRILTRFMGEIQNVIDEGTPVEVAEKAVEPLGLPMSPLVLLELVGPAIGLHVSETLNRAFPDRFTVSPNLKSVVEAGKRGFYVYSAENGFKPELDPEVAALLKQGDSVLTEEQVRERVLDAVAQEIGLMLDEGVVAEAQDIDLCLITGAGWPFHLGGITPYLDRAGVSERVNGKKFLAPGVASVPA; encoded by the coding sequence GTGAGCACCACCGAACTCCTCAAGGGCGCGGCCGAGCTGTTTCCCGACGAGGTCGTGACGTCGGCGCACGTACGCCACCTCGACCTGCCGGCGGGCGCCGGACGCTTCGCGCTCATCACGCTGGACAACGGCTTCGACCACACCAAGCCGACCACCTTCGGCCCGGCCTCGCTGGCGAACCTGAACACCGCCATCGACCAGGTCGAGAAGGAGGCCGGGGCCGGCGAGATCGTCGGTGTCGGCATCACCGGCAAGCCGTTCATCTTCGCCGTCGGCGCCGACCTCAAGGGCGTCGAGCTGCTGAAGGAGCACAAGGACGCGCTGGCCATCGGCAAGGGCGGCCACGAGGTCTTCAAGCGCCTCGCCGGTATCGCGGTCCCGACCTTCGCGTACTACAACGGCGCGGCGATGGGCGGTGGCGTCGAGGTCGGTCTGCACTGCTCCTACCGGACCGTGTCCAAGGCGCTGCCCGCCTTCTCGCTGCCCGAGGTCTTCCTCGGCCTGGTCCCCGGCTGGGGCGGCTGCACGCTGCTGCCGAACCTGATCGGCGCCGACAAGGCCGTCTCGGTGATCATCGAGAACAGCCTCAACCAGAACAAGCAGCTCAAGGGCGAGCAGGTCTTCGACCTGGGGATCGCGGACGCGATCTTCGAGGGCGCCGACTTCCTGGAGCAGTCGCTGATCTGGACCGCCCAGGTGCTGAAGGGCGACGTCGCGGTCGAGCGTCCGGTGATCGACCGCGGTGAGGCCTGGGACCAGGCCGTCGCCAAGGGCCGGTTCATCGCGGACTCCAAGGTGCACGGGGCCGCCCCGGCCGCCTACCGCGCCCTCGACATCATCGCCGCCGCCAAGAACGGCGACCTCCAGCAGGGCTACGACGCCGAGGACAAGGCGCTCGCCGACCTGATCATGGGTGGCGAACTGCGCGCCGGCATCTACGCGTTCAACCTGGTGCAGAAGCGCGGCAAGCGTCCCGCGGGCGCCCCGGACAAGAACCTGGCGCGTCCGGTCACCAAGGTCGGTGTCGTCGGTGCCGGTCTGATGGCCTCGCAGCTCGCGCTGCTGTTCCTGCGCCGCCTGGAGGTGCCGGTCGTGCTGACCGACATCGACCAGGAGCGCGTCGACAAGGGTGTGGGCTACGTCCACGCCGAGATCGACAAGCTGCTCGGCAAGGGCCGTATCAACCAGGACAAGGCCAACCGCCTCAAGGCGCTGGTCACCGGTGTGCTGGACAAGGCCGAGGGCTTCGCCGACGCGGACTTCATCATCGAGGCCGTGTTCGAGGAGATCGGCGTCAAGCAGACGGTGTTCGCGGAGGTCGAGGCGGTCGCCCCGGCGCACGCGATCCTCGCCACCAACACCTCCTCGCTGTCGGTCAGCGAGATGGCGTCGAAGCTGAAGAACCCCGAGCGGGTCGTGGGCTTCCACTTCTTCAACCCGGTCGCGATCCTCCCGCTGCTGGAGATCGTGCGGGGCGAGGCGACCGACGACGCCTCGCTGGCCACGGCGTTCGCCGTCGCCAAGAAGCTGAAGAAGACCGCGGTCCTGGTCAAGGACGCCCCGGCGTTCGTCGTGAACCGCATCCTCACCCGCTTCATGGGCGAGATCCAGAACGTCATCGACGAGGGCACCCCGGTCGAGGTCGCCGAGAAGGCCGTCGAGCCGCTCGGTCTGCCGATGTCCCCGCTGGTGCTCCTGGAGCTGGTCGGCCCGGCGATCGGCCTGCACGTCTCGGAGACCCTCAACAGGGCCTTCCCGGACCGCTTCACGGTCTCCCCGAACCTCAAGTCGGTCGTCGAGGCGGGCAAGCGCGGCTTCTACGTCTACTCCGCAGAGAACGGTTTCAAGCCGGAGCTGGACCCCGAGGTCGCCGCGCTGCTGAAGCAGGGCGACTCCGTCCTGACCGAGGAGCAGGTCCGCGAGCGTGTCCTGGACGCGGTGGCGCAGGAGATCGGGCTCATGCTCGACGAGGGCGTCGTCGCCGAGGCCCAGGACATCGACCTCTGCCTGATCACCGGTGCGGGCTGGCCCTTCCACCTGGGCGGCATCACGCCGTACCTGGACCGCGCGGGTGTCTCCGAGCGCGTGAACGGCAAGAAGTTCCTGGCTCCGGGCGTCGCGAGCGTCCCGGCGTAA